Within the Sphingobacteriaceae bacterium genome, the region CAGCAGTTCGAACACCGTCTTGCGGCCTTGGGGGTCCCGCCGGGTCACCATGTAGCCCGGCGGCTTGTGCAGGGCTATGACCGTCGCCCCCCGGTCCGCCGGCGCCGCGATGGGACGGCCGCCCACGGTGATTTGGGCTGCCCGGGGATCCACCCGGACGGCGGGGTCCCGGACGGTGACGCCGTCCACGGCCACCCGGCCCTGCCGGATGAGGGCCTCCGCCTGCCGGCGGGAGGCCACGCCGGCCCGGGCCAGCACCTTGGCCAGCCGCTGCCGGCGGTCTTGATCCCCCGTGTCCATGGCCCCTATTGTGCCCGCACCTGGACGATCATCTCCAACTCCACGGCAGCGCCCAGGGGCAGGGTGTTGACCCCCACGGCGGCCCGGGCATGGCGGCCCGCCTCGCCCAACAGTTCGCCCAAGAGTTCCGAGGCGCCGTTGATGACTTGGGGCTGCTGGGTGAAGTCATCGGTGCTGTTGACATAGCCCACCACTTTGACGATGCGCTCCACCGCGGCCAGGTCGCCGGCCAGCTCCTTGACGACGGCCAGGGCGTTGAGGGCGCAGATGCGGGCGGCCTCATACCCCTCCTCCACCGTCAAATTTTCGCCCAGGCGGCCTTTGTAGCGCAGTTCCCCCTGAACCATGGGCAGCTGGCCGGAGGTGAAGATGAGTTGACCCGACCGCACGCCGGGAATGTAAGCCGCTACGGGCGCCGGCACCGCCGGCAGTTCCAAGCCCATTTCCCGCAAGCGCTGTTCCAAGGACATGGCCCATCCTCCCTAGGTGAGAGAATTCTCCCGGCCAGCATTCTTGAAGCAGAGGCAAAAACCTTTGCCGGGGGTGAAGCCTGCAGCGCCGGGACGGCACGGCCTTTGGGATGGATTCAGGAGTAGAAGAGCCAGCGGACGGCGATGACCGAGGCGATGATGCCGGCCAGGTCCCCCGACAGGCCGACGGCCACCGCGTGGCGGGGGTTGCGGATGCCCACGGAGCCGAAGTAGAAGCTGAGGATGTAGAAGGTGGTGTCGGTGCTGCCCTGCATGGTGGAAGCCAGGCGGCCGATGTAGGAGTCGGGGCCGTGGCGCCGGAGCAGTTCGGCGGTGATGCCCAGGGCGCCGCCGCCGGAAAAGGGCCGGATAAGGGCCAGGGGCAGCACTTCCCCGGGCACGCCCCAGCGGTCCAGCCAGGGCCGCAGCACGTCCACCGCCAGGTCCAAGGCCCCCGAATCCCGGAAGACCCCCAGGGCCACGAAGATGGAAACCAGGTAGGGCGCGATCCGAACCGCCATCTCCAGGCCCTCCCGGGCGCCGTCGATGAAGGCGTCGTAGATGCGCACCCCCCGCCACCAGCCGTACAAGGGTATGCCCGCCAGCATGACGGGAATGGTCCAGCGGGATATTTCCTCCAGCAGCTGGAACAAGACCGCCACGGTCACTCCCCCGGCGCCCGCCGCCGGAAAAGGTAGTCCACCGTTACGGCGGCGCAGGTGGAGCATATGGTGGCCACCAGGGCGCTGCCGACGATTTCCGCCGGGTTGCGGGAGCCGGCCCCCGCCCGCAAGGCGATGATGGTGGCCGGGATCAAGGTTACGCTGGAGGTGTTGACGGCCAGGAAAGTGCACATGGCGTTGCTGGCCTGGAGGGGGTTGGGATTGAGCTTCTGCAGCTCCTGCATGGCCCGCAGGCCGAAGGGGGTGGCCGCCGAGCCCAGCCCCAGCAGGTTGGCGCTCAAATTCATGAGGATGGCCCCCATGGCGGGATGGTCCCGGGGCACCGAGGGAAACAGCCAGCGGAGGAAAGGGGCCATGCCCCGGGCGATGGCGCGGATGAGGCCCGCCTCTTCGGCGATGCGGGCCATGCCCAGCCAGAGCACCATAATGCCCAGGAGGCCCAGCACCGCCTCCACCCCCGCTTGGGCCGACGTGGTGGCCGCCGCCGTCACCTTTTCTATTTGGCCCTTGCCGGCGGCCACCACCGTGCCGCCCAGCAGGAGCAGCAGCCAGATGGCATGGATCATGCCGCCGACTCCTCTCCGATGCCCCGGCCGGGTGAAGTTGGACATTAGAATACATGCGCTACGGGAGAAGTTTATGAGGACAATGGATAGAGGCCGGCTGGTGCCGGCCTCTTCTGCGCTGTCGCCGCTTGGAGTTGGGGCCTCAGCCCCGGGTCACGCTTTTAAAGGGTGTTGACTTGCTTAGCTCTCGCGGGTTGGGTCAAAAAAGTCGTCGGCTTGCTCTTATTCCTCAATCCGGCGTACGTTGGCTGCTTGAGGTCCCCTGGTGCCGGGCACTACTTCGAACTCCACCATGTCGCCTTCGTCGAGGGTCCGGAACCCTTCCATGTCGATGGCGGTATAGTGGCAGAACACGTCCTCGCCGTTGGGCCGCTGGATGAACCCGTAGCCCTTCTCACTGCTGAACCACTTCACGATACCACGTTCCACTACGTTAAAACCTCCCTTGAACTCTGCGCGGAGACCGGACGCATTGGAGCCACCTTATCACGGGCACAGGCCCGTGTCAACAGCCTGACCCATTTATCTGGACCGGAATTAATTGAAATTTTGCCTATTGTCGAAATATATCGACGGTTGCCACGGGGAAAACTATGAAATTCGTAGCGTATGGGGGATGTGGGGTAAAAACAAACCCCCGGCCGCCGCTGCCGGCAGCCGGGGGTGTTGACGTTCGCGATCTCTTGCCTGCCGGGCCTTAGCTGCCCGCCTTGTCCACGTAGAACTGCTCTTCTTCCGTGGAGCCCCGCAGGGCCAGGGTGGAGCTTTCGCCGCCGGTGATGACCTGGGCCACCTCGTCGAAGTAGCCGGCCCCCACCTCCCGCTGGTGGCGGGTGGCGGTAAAGCCCAGTTCCTCCATGGCGAACTCCTTCTCCTGGAGCCGCACGTAGGCGGTCATGGCTTCCCGGGCGTAGCCGTGGGCCAGTTCGAACATGGAGGCGTTCAGAGCGTGGAAGCCTGCCAGGGTGACGAACTGGAACTTGTAGCCCATGGCCGCCAGCTCCTTCTGGAACTTAGCGATGGTGTCGTCGTCCAGGTGGAGCTTCCAGTTGAAGGAGGGCGAGCAGTTGTAAGCCAGCAACTTGCCGGGGTATTCCTTGTGGATGGCCTCGGCGAAGGCCCGGGCCTCATCCAGGTCGGGCGTGGCCGTCTCGCACCACAGCATGTCGGCGTAGGGCGCGTAGGCCAGGCCCCGCTTGATGGCCGCCTCGATGCCCGGCTTGACCCGGAAGAAGCCTTCCACGGTGCGCTCGCCCGTCAGGAACTCGTGGTCCCTGGGGTCGATGTCGCTGTTCAGCAGGTTGGCGCCCAGGGCGTCGGTCCTGGCCACGATGATGGTGGGCACGTCCAGGACGTCGGCCGCCAGGCGGGCCGCCTTCAGGGTGCGGATGTGCTGGGCGGTGGGCACCAGCACCTTGCCGCCCATATGGCCGCACTTCTTCTCGGAGCCCAGCTGGTCCTCGTAGTGCACGGCGGCGGCGCCGGCCTGGATCATGGCCTTCATCAACTCGTAGGCGTTGAGCACACCGCCGAAGCCGGCCTCGGCGTCGGCTACGATGGGGGCCATCCAGTGGATATCCGTGTTGCCCTCGGACCAATGGATCTGGTCGGCCCGGAGCAAGGCGTTGTTGATGCGGCGCACCAGGGCAGGGGCGCTGTTGGCCGGATACAAGGACTGGTCGGGATAGGTCTCCCCCGCCAGGTTGTTGTCAGCGGCCACCTGCCAGCCGCTGAGGTAGATGGCGGGCACGCCGGCCTTCACCATCTGCACCGCCTGGCCGCCCGTGAGGGCGCCCAGGGCCCGGACGTACTCCTCGGTGTGCAGTAGGTTCCAAAGCCGCTCGGCACCCATGCGCGCCAAGGTGTATTCGATCTTCACCGAACCCCGCAGGCGGATGACGTCCTCAGCGGAATAGTCCCGCTTGATCCCCTTCCACCGGGGATCGGTCTTCCATCGCTGTTCCAGCTCTGCTGCTTCCTGGCGCAGCCGTTGTTCGAAGTCTCCTGCCATACTGAACTGGCCCCCTTGCTTTCCACTAATCTATGTTTACTAATTAATCATCTCATAGGCGGGTAGTGTCAAGAACTCGATGAATTCCTCGCTCAAGGCCACCCGGTCGAACAGCTCGGCGGCGTCGTCAAAGCGGCCCTCGTTGAAGAATTCGTCGCCGTAGGCCTCCCGGATCTTCTCCATCTCCTCGGCCTTCAACTGCTGCACCAAATCACGGGTGACGGTGCGGCCGTCGTCCATCTTAGCACTATGCCGGATCCACTGCCAAATCTGGGCCCGGCTGATCTCCGCCGTGGCCACGTCTTCCATCAGGTTGTAGATGGCGGCGGCGCCGGTGCCCCGCAGCCAGGAGGCGATGTACTGCAGGCCGACGGAAATGTTGTGGCGCAGGCCCTGCTCGGTGATCTTGCCGCCTTCGATGTGGGTGTTCAGCAGGTCGTCGGCGGTGACGTTCACATCGTCCCGCTGGCGGTCCACCTGGTTGACCTTGTCGCCCAGGTGCTCCTCGAAGACGCTGCGGGCCACCTCCACCAGGCCGGGGTGGGCCACCCAGGTGCCGTCGGAGCCGTCGTTCACCTCGCGGATCTTGTCCTTGCGCACCTCTTCCAGGGCCCGGGCGTTGACCTCGGGGTCGCGCCGGCTGGGAATGAAGGCCGACATGCCGCCGATGGCGTGGGCGCCCCGCCGGTGGCACGTCTTGACCAGCAGTTCGGTGTAGGCCCGCATGAAGGGCGACGTCATGGTGACCTGGCCCCGGTCGGGCAGGACAAATTCAGGATGGTTGCGGAACTTCTTGATGACGCTGAAGATGTAGTCCCAGCGCCCGGCGTTCAGGCCGGCGATGTGGTCCCGCAGCTCGTAAAGAATCTCGTCCATCTCGAAAGCGGCCAGAATGGTCTCGATGAGCACCGTGGCCTTGATGGTCCCCACGGGGATGTTCAAGGCGTTCTGGGCGGCGACGAATACGTCGTTCCACAGGCGCGCTTCCCGATGGTTCTCCAGCTTGGGCAGGTAGAAATACGGGCCGGTGCCCCGCTCCAGCAAGGCGTGGACGTTGTGGAAGAAATACAGGCCGAAGTCGAAGATGCTGGCGGAAATGGGCTTGCCGTCGACCCAGACGTTCTTTTCCACCAGGTGCCAGCCCCGGGGACGGACCAGCAGGGTGGCGATTTCTTCATTCAGCTTGTAAACCCGGCCGTCATCCTGCTCGAAGATGATGGTCCGCCGTACGGCGTCCTTCAGGTTCACCTGGCCTTCGGTGACGTTCTCCCACGTCGGGGAAAGGGCGTCCTCGAAGTCGGCCATGAACACGTTGGCCCCGGAGTTCAGGGCGTTGATCATCATTTTACGGTCCACGGGCCCGGTGATCTCCACAAAGCGATGCTGGAGATCGTCAGGTACAGGGGCCACCCGCCAGTCGCCCTCGCGAATGTGGCGGGTGCTTTCCAGGAAGTCCGGACGTTCGCCTGCGTCCAGGCGAGCCTGATATTCGGCCCGCCAGGCCAGCAGTTCTTCCCGGGTGGGGTTGAACTGCCGGTGCAGCTCTGCCACGAAAGCCAAAGCTTCCGGGGTCAGGATCTCTTCCGCAACCCGTCCCTGTACCGGCCCGCGGACCTCAATACCTTCACCCATTGAGGAAATCCCCCTCCTTAATAAAAATGAAACCATTTCGGCCCGGCGGCGGACACAGCACCGGGTGAGCCTATATGGTTCCTATGCTAGTAGGTGTGGTGCAAGAAAACCATGCTTCTTCTCTAACCAGTAGTAGAAATGGGACCAATGGAGGTTTTCCACCTGCCAGTCCCTAATAGTTCTACCTGGACGACGGTTTACCTTGGCGAGCAGCGCCTCACCCGCTCCTGCCGTCCAGTGGCCATGAATACCGGACTTTCTCGGCGCAGGGAGGAACCCCTCCCCGGCCCCGCCCGGAGAGCACGATATTCGATTTTCAATTATATATTTGTTTAGGTGAAACGTACCCCCGCCAAGGTACCCGCCTGACGGGAGGGGGCGATGCCTTGTCGTCCTACGAACTCAGTTTCCTGGACAGCACCTTCCGCATCGGGGAAGAGACCGGGCCGTACATCCGCCAAGGGTTGAACAGCGAAACAGCGCAAAAAATCGCGGAACTCATCCGGGAGATTGCCGCCGTTGATGCTGTGGCCGTGACCAACGACCGGACCATCCTCGGCTACGCCGGCACGGGTTGCCCCTACATGGTGCGGGGCCGGTCCATCCTGACGGCCGCCACCCGCCAGGCCATCCAGACGGGCCAGGCGCGGGTGGTCAATTCCAAGGAGGAACTGGCCTGCCCCATTCCGGGCTGCCCCTGCCCGCTGCAGGGTGCCGTCATCGCCCCTTTGAAGGTTCGCCAACAAGTGGTGGGAACCGTAAAGCTATATAGGACGGGTGAACAGGATTTTCCTGCCTTGGCAAGACGATTGGCCCTGGGAATAAGCCAGCTGCTGAGCCTGCAGCTGGAGGTGGGCGAATCGGAGCGGCTGCGGGAACTGGCCGCCAGGGCCCGGCTGGAGGCCCTCCAGGCCCAGATCCGCCCCCACTTCCTGTTCAACACCTTGAACACCGTGCTCATGTTCACCCGCACCGACATCGAGCGGGCCCGGGAACTGCTGGTGCAGCTGGCTTCCTTCCTGCGCCGGGCCTTAACCGTTCGGGCCGAGTTCATCCCCGTGGAAGACGAGCTGGAGTACGTGCAGACCTACCTGGAGATCGAAAAGGCCCGCTTCGGCCAGGCCTTGCGCTTCAAGGTGAGCATCGACCCCGCCTCCCTGGGCTGCCTGGTGCCGGTGCTCACCATCCAGCCCCTGGTGGAGAACGCCGTGGTCCACGGCCTGGTGCCCCAGGAGGGCGGCGGGCGCCTGCTGGTGCGCACCCGGGTGCGCCATGACCGGCTGGAAGTGGTGGTGTACGACACGGGGGTGGGCATCCCCCGCCATCGCCGGGATGGAGTGTTTACGCCGGGAGTGGGCAAAGGCATGGGACTAGGCTTGGCCAACATCAACCAGCGGCTCATGGGCCTGTACGGTGAGCCGTACGGGCTGCGCCTCCTGAGCCGGCCCGGGCGGGGCACCTTGGCCCGCATGACGGTGCCGGTGCGCCGGGCCGCCGACCGGAGGGAGGCGGCAGGCCGGTGAAGGACGGGCGGCGGGTTATCAGGGCCCTCATCGTCGATGACGAATACCCCGCCCGGGCGGAGCTGCGCTATCACCTGAGCCGCCACGACGACGTGGAGATCACCGGTGAGGCGGTCACCGCCCGGGAAGCCCTGCGCCTCATCCGGGGGCTGGAATACGACGTGGTCTTTCTGGACATCGCCATGCCCGGCCTGTCGGGCATCGACCTGGCCAAGGAGATCCGGGAAGGGGCCCGGCCCCCCTGGATCGTCTTCGTCACCGCCTACGATGATTTTGCCGTCAAGGCCTTCGAAGCCCGGGCCTTGGACTACATTCTCAAGCCCATCACCGCCGAGCGGGTGGCCGAGGCCCTGGCCCGGGTCCGGGAGCGGCTGACGGTCCGGCTCCCCGGCGGCCCGGCGGAGGACGGCGCCGTCACTCCCCTGCCCCCAGGCCGCCGGGACGGATCACCGCCGGAGTCTGGGGCTTCCGGCCCGGCCCCCAGAACCCAGTGGATCATGGGCATGCGGGATGAAACGGCCATCCCCATCCCCATTGCCGATGTGGTCTACATTACCAGCGAGGACGACCAGGTCTTCGTTTACACCGTCGACCGGCGGTACCCCACCCGCTACACCCTGCGGGAGCTGGAACTCATGCTGCCCGGCAACGTCTTCTTCCGTTGCCACCGGGGCTACATCGTCAACTTGAATTTCGTCCGGGAAATAAGCCCCTTCTTCAACGGCACCTACAACCTGTCGGTGCCCTGGCGCGGGGGCACGGCCACCATCCCCGTGGCCAGGAGCCGGGTGGCGGAAATGAAGCGGGTTTTCTGGCCCGTCATGCCCCCGGATGCCTCCCGCCGGGCCTAGCCCGCCCCGGGGCCGGCAGACTTGCTCCGGTACCCGGATAGGGATACGATGGGCCCAGTACATTTTCACCGGGCGGAAGGAGACGTGGGCATGCCTTCGCAGTCCAGCTTCGACCTTATTTGGCGCTCCCTAGAAGATGAAATGGAAGACCGGGCCGACCAAGGCCTTGAAATCAGTGATCATGCCCTTTGGATGGAATTTTTCCGGGGTGACCGGCGCTACGAGATCCGTGTGAGCACGGGCCCCGGCATCAGCTGCCTGGTGCAGGTGGACCAGACGGCGGTAGATGCGGCCGTCGACACCGAGGGCATCGCCGGCCAGGAGGACTACCGGGGCGGCTGCTGGCTCTCGGTGGAATTTTGCGTCAACGGTCCCGCCTCGGAGCCGGTGGACCACTGGCTGTTGCAGCGGGTGGTGGAAGAATTTTGGCCCGACGTGGACATCCACCACGAATCGGTCATGGAGGCGCGCCACGACGAAGGGGAGCGCTTCCCCTTACGCCCCGAGACGGCAGAACAGATCCGCCATCACCACTTCCGCTTCACGTGGCTGGTGGGTTTTGAATTCGCCGACCGGATCACCGAGTTTGTGGATGCCTTGATCGAGACCATGCGGCGGCTTTCGGCCACCGTCCCCCCAGGACGGATGATCTGATCGCCTTTTGACCTGAATCATTCAAAGAGAGCGCTGATGGATTCGCCGGTATGGGTCCGGCGAATGGCTTCGGCCAGGAGCGGCGCCAACGATAGGACCACCAGGCGGTCCCACCGCTTTTCCGGCGGGATGGGCACCGAGTCGGTGACCACCACTTCCCGGATGCCGGAGTTGGACAGCCGCTCTACGGCGGGGCCCGAAAACACGGCGTGGGTGCAGGCGGCGTAGACGTCCCGGGCGCCGCTGCGGTACAGGAGTTCCGCCGCCTCGCAGACCGACGAGCCCCGGTCGATTTCCTCATCGAACAGGATGGCCTGCCGTCCTTCCACATCCCCCACCACGGTGGTGGCCTGCACTTCTTCCGCTCCCCCCACCCGGCGCTTGTCGACGAAGGCCACCGGTATGTTCAGCCAGGCGGCGAACCTTTGGGCCCGCTTCACCGCCCCGGGGTCGGGAGCAACGGCCACGGGGTTTTCCAGGCCCTTGGTCTCGAAGTACCGGGCCAGAATGGGCAAGGCCGTCAGGTGATCCACGGGCACCGAGAAGAAGCCTTGTATCTGGTCGGCGGTCAAGTCCACGGTGATGATCCGGTCGGCCCCGGCCGTCACCAGCAGATCGGCCACCAGGCGGGCCGTGATGGGCACCCTGGGCTGGTCCTTCTTGTCGGAGCGAACGTACGGATAATAAGGCAGCACGGCGATGATCCTGCGGCCCGACGCCCGCCGCACCGCGTCCATGATGATGAGCATCTCCATCAAGGCGGAGTCCACCGGGGGGCAAGAAGTCTGGACTACGAACACGTCTTGGTCCCGTATGTGCTCCAGAATGCGTACGAAAGTGTTGTCGTTGCTGAAGGTGAATATGTCGGCGCGACCCGGCTGTATCCCCAACTGCCGGCAGATGTCCTCCGTCAGTTGACGTGTAGCGCGCCCGCCGAAGATCTTCATCTGCCCCATCTCCCCGTGCGTGCTTTTCACCTTTGCTAAGTTATCACGGAAAAGCAGCCTGGACCAATACTAAGGGGCCGGGGGCCCGCCGGGTGACTTGGCCCGGGCCGGTCCCAGGCCGGCCAGGAGCGCCAGGGCCCGGTCCAGGGATTGGCG harbors:
- a CDS encoding RidA family protein — its product is MSLEQRLREMGLELPAVPAPVAAYIPGVRSGQLIFTSGQLPMVQGELRYKGRLGENLTVEEGYEAARICALNALAVVKELAGDLAAVERIVKVVGYVNSTDDFTQQPQVINGASELLGELLGEAGRHARAAVGVNTLPLGAAVELEMIVQVRAQ
- a CDS encoding spore maturation protein gives rise to the protein MTVAVLFQLLEEISRWTIPVMLAGIPLYGWWRGVRIYDAFIDGAREGLEMAVRIAPYLVSIFVALGVFRDSGALDLAVDVLRPWLDRWGVPGEVLPLALIRPFSGGGALGITAELLRRHGPDSYIGRLASTMQGSTDTTFYILSFYFGSVGIRNPRHAVAVGLSGDLAGIIASVIAVRWLFYS
- a CDS encoding nucleoside recognition domain-containing protein — translated: MIHAIWLLLLLGGTVVAAGKGQIEKVTAAATTSAQAGVEAVLGLLGIMVLWLGMARIAEEAGLIRAIARGMAPFLRWLFPSVPRDHPAMGAILMNLSANLLGLGSAATPFGLRAMQELQKLNPNPLQASNAMCTFLAVNTSSVTLIPATIIALRAGAGSRNPAEIVGSALVATICSTCAAVTVDYLFRRRAPGE
- a CDS encoding cold shock domain-containing protein, giving the protein MERGIVKWFSSEKGYGFIQRPNGEDVFCHYTAIDMEGFRTLDEGDMVEFEVVPGTRGPQAANVRRIEE
- the aceA gene encoding isocitrate lyase encodes the protein MAGDFEQRLRQEAAELEQRWKTDPRWKGIKRDYSAEDVIRLRGSVKIEYTLARMGAERLWNLLHTEEYVRALGALTGGQAVQMVKAGVPAIYLSGWQVAADNNLAGETYPDQSLYPANSAPALVRRINNALLRADQIHWSEGNTDIHWMAPIVADAEAGFGGVLNAYELMKAMIQAGAAAVHYEDQLGSEKKCGHMGGKVLVPTAQHIRTLKAARLAADVLDVPTIIVARTDALGANLLNSDIDPRDHEFLTGERTVEGFFRVKPGIEAAIKRGLAYAPYADMLWCETATPDLDEARAFAEAIHKEYPGKLLAYNCSPSFNWKLHLDDDTIAKFQKELAAMGYKFQFVTLAGFHALNASMFELAHGYAREAMTAYVRLQEKEFAMEELGFTATRHQREVGAGYFDEVAQVITGGESSTLALRGSTEEEQFYVDKAGS
- the aceB gene encoding malate synthase A; this encodes MGEGIEVRGPVQGRVAEEILTPEALAFVAELHRQFNPTREELLAWRAEYQARLDAGERPDFLESTRHIREGDWRVAPVPDDLQHRFVEITGPVDRKMMINALNSGANVFMADFEDALSPTWENVTEGQVNLKDAVRRTIIFEQDDGRVYKLNEEIATLLVRPRGWHLVEKNVWVDGKPISASIFDFGLYFFHNVHALLERGTGPYFYLPKLENHREARLWNDVFVAAQNALNIPVGTIKATVLIETILAAFEMDEILYELRDHIAGLNAGRWDYIFSVIKKFRNHPEFVLPDRGQVTMTSPFMRAYTELLVKTCHRRGAHAIGGMSAFIPSRRDPEVNARALEEVRKDKIREVNDGSDGTWVAHPGLVEVARSVFEEHLGDKVNQVDRQRDDVNVTADDLLNTHIEGGKITEQGLRHNISVGLQYIASWLRGTGAAAIYNLMEDVATAEISRAQIWQWIRHSAKMDDGRTVTRDLVQQLKAEEMEKIREAYGDEFFNEGRFDDAAELFDRVALSEEFIEFLTLPAYEMIN
- a CDS encoding histidine kinase; translation: MSSYELSFLDSTFRIGEETGPYIRQGLNSETAQKIAELIREIAAVDAVAVTNDRTILGYAGTGCPYMVRGRSILTAATRQAIQTGQARVVNSKEELACPIPGCPCPLQGAVIAPLKVRQQVVGTVKLYRTGEQDFPALARRLALGISQLLSLQLEVGESERLRELAARARLEALQAQIRPHFLFNTLNTVLMFTRTDIERARELLVQLASFLRRALTVRAEFIPVEDELEYVQTYLEIEKARFGQALRFKVSIDPASLGCLVPVLTIQPLVENAVVHGLVPQEGGGRLLVRTRVRHDRLEVVVYDTGVGIPRHRRDGVFTPGVGKGMGLGLANINQRLMGLYGEPYGLRLLSRPGRGTLARMTVPVRRAADRREAAGR
- a CDS encoding LytTR family DNA-binding domain-containing protein, yielding MKDGRRVIRALIVDDEYPARAELRYHLSRHDDVEITGEAVTAREALRLIRGLEYDVVFLDIAMPGLSGIDLAKEIREGARPPWIVFVTAYDDFAVKAFEARALDYILKPITAERVAEALARVRERLTVRLPGGPAEDGAVTPLPPGRRDGSPPESGASGPAPRTQWIMGMRDETAIPIPIADVVYITSEDDQVFVYTVDRRYPTRYTLRELELMLPGNVFFRCHRGYIVNLNFVREISPFFNGTYNLSVPWRGGTATIPVARSRVAEMKRVFWPVMPPDASRRA
- a CDS encoding ribose-phosphate pyrophosphokinase, whose translation is MKIFGGRATRQLTEDICRQLGIQPGRADIFTFSNDNTFVRILEHIRDQDVFVVQTSCPPVDSALMEMLIIMDAVRRASGRRIIAVLPYYPYVRSDKKDQPRVPITARLVADLLVTAGADRIITVDLTADQIQGFFSVPVDHLTALPILARYFETKGLENPVAVAPDPGAVKRAQRFAAWLNIPVAFVDKRRVGGAEEVQATTVVGDVEGRQAILFDEEIDRGSSVCEAAELLYRSGARDVYAACTHAVFSGPAVERLSNSGIREVVVTDSVPIPPEKRWDRLVVLSLAPLLAEAIRRTHTGESISALFE